The window caataacaataccaataacaCTAGGAACGATAACAacgaaattaaaaacaaaaataacaacaatactaCTGCTAAAAAGCTTATTCAAAGTTATAGTATGGATAGTACAGCATCTACCCTTGGTGAGGGTGGAAGAAGTCAAAACATGAGTATTACTAATAgtattaatgaaaatttgcTTAAGTTAGCACTAAATACGAATACTACCAAGGTACcgataaaagaaataaataatcgTAATACAAACACTAAAAAGGTCAATAATACCGGTGCCCATAACTTTGTGGATTTCACAGAAATTAAAGAAGGTTCTGATACTAATGATACTGATACCTCtcaaaataagaataaaacaaagaacAGACATAATAACAGTGTACAAAGAACGAattcaatgaaaaaatcCTCGCTAGATGATATAGCATgtaataccaaaaaaaacaagaaaaaaagtaacaTTCCTATTTCTGCAAACAGTGGATGCACTGTTAGTAATGAGATTACTCCTACAgttactaaaaaaaaaaggaagacCAAAGCCGAGATCTATGCAGAATTAGAACTGGAATGGAAAAGCGTATTACAAGAAAATGGGAAACTAAAATCAGTTATAGCCAAAATAAAGCAGGaaattgaaatatataCTCACTATTTAGTTAATCAGGagacaaaattaaaattacaGAACAAAAAAGTGATAAATGCATCATTAActcaacaaaaacaacaaaaattaaagcaAGTGGAAGGGGACGAAAACATTACTGTTGAGTCTGTGAACAATAGAAGGAAAAGTACcttgataaataaaaacaatactcATAAAGGTGCTATGAATATGGATAACAGTGTTGTTGCTACGATTCATACTtctaatgataaaaataacagcaaAACTGCTTCCAACAACggcaataataacaatcatGGTAATACTAATGTTGCCACTGccactactactactgctaataataataataaaagtattcTGGAAAATACTTCCTTTAATTTACCTATCGAAGATAATCCTATAATGTTTGACACAACCTTACCCAAGTTAGAAGCGTTGCTAATATTTGACGATATTACACCAACAAGCGGTACCACCACAACTACAGCCACGACCCAAAATAATACACCAgatacaacaacaaatacCAATAGTACTGGTATTACCGTGGCTGccggtaataataataataataataataatattactgCTACAGGGattaagagaaaaagaagaaagaaatcCGCCACTTCTGTTAGCAAAGCAAGTACTACTTCTGCACCAGCTGATACAAACATTGTTAGCACAGAGAGTAGCAACATTATGCTTATAGATGATATGCTAAATAATAGGTTTTTTGAAACTTTGCCCAATGCCAACATTGATGCGAGTCACGCATCTTCCAATAGTACTTCTATCATGAcagataatttatttttttctccatCGCCTCAAAGTTTAACGCCATCTTCCACCAGTATAAGTTTAAGTCCTATAGTTAGTTTGGATAACGGCAACCTTAGCACAGcaacaaaacaaaagaaacatAGGGGCAGAAGAAATACCATTTCGACTGAGAATATTAGCAAGACCTCTACCACTACAAGCACTAAGCCAAGAAGGAAATCAGTAAAGGGCAAATGTGGTAATACAAGGGgcagaaaaaagaagacgCCTATTACTGCTGTCACTATTAATACGAATGACGATAATGATAAACAAGCTTTAAAAACACAGTCATCGACAGCgccacaacaacaacaacaacaaatggCCGATTGTTCAATCGCTAATATTGGGAATGACAAGAAGGACAACTGTTTAGCGATACCCACTAACAAAGAAGATGATAGTGGTGAAGCAACtttaaatacaaatacaCCTCCTACATTGGTTAACGACTTAGAGCCAGATGATATTATGTTAATGAACACTTTAAGAACGGTTCTGGACAAGATGTAGCaatgtttttataaatgTGTAGAAAAATAAGGGGAAGCGGTGTAATGGGTAAAAATAGATTGTAAAAATATCGGCACCGAGATTGTCCGTTTGGTTGTGTGTgagatttattttctttgtttcGGTTACTTTAACATAATGCGCGtacatatattaaatttatttatttttctggTTTCAAAAGAgggataaaaatatataataataataatattaaacaatttaaagAGCGAAAGATCGTGCAATATCCATGCCATCTTTCCTTCCTTTTAAACGATCatcaaatttatatatttaatttattttttttttttttttttttatttctttttcttctcaCTCTTTTCCAactgccttttttttttttttttgtttgttttttttttctttcttttgaCTTAAAGTCTTTACAGAACACagattatatttattttaacgGAATTAGTTTCTATCATTTTATTCCcatcttttcttcttctttttcttttctatcTCTATAATTCTCTTTCCCCTTCTCCcccctctttttcttctttcttaaATGTATTCCTATTGATTTTAACATAAACGTTAAGAAGAAGACACAACAGGTACTTCACATAATAAACCCataggaaaaaaacaaaataaaagttatgTTTAAATTTGTTGGACTAAACTCTACTGCTACTAAATCAGTAGCTATGAAAAGATTAACCACTGTTTCTACTAgaagattatttaatacAGAATCTACATCCACTGTTCAAGCTCAAAAATTACTAGAGGCTCAACGTGGTGCCAGACCAATTTCCCCACATTTGACCATTTATCAACCACAATTAACATGGTATTTGTCTTCTGTTCATCGTGTTAGCGGTGTTTTTATGGGGTTTGTCTTTTTTGGTACCACAATTGCCTTTGGTGTTTCTTCATTATTCAATTTGGGCTTGAATACTGAAAAATTAgttaaatattatcatgAAAAAATCCCAGCCTGGTTTGACTACACTGTCAAGGGTGGGTTTGCTTATATATTTGCTTTCCATTTCGGTAATGGTATTAGACATCTGATTTGGGATACTGGTAAGGCTTTTACCATCCCTGGTATTTACAAAACAGGTTATGCCGTTTTGGCTTTGACTGCTGTAGCTGGTTCATACTTGTTTAGCTTGGGGGTTTAGATTTAATGATTTAGTTAaatttatctatttatttatttaatttatttatttatttatttatttatttatttatcaataGTTTCCAATATTAGTATAATATttccatatatatattttaatcttttaGTTAGATTAATGTTATTTCCCAATTATACCCAAATCTAGGTACCTTGAGCTATAAATGCTCTATGGCTTGCAGAAGAAcagaaacaaaataacattgtaaaagttatatttgaataattaCAGCACCAAAAGTATCTTGTATCTTCTGAAAGCCGACATATGCGCTTATCCGTGTGCATTTCGGTATTACAAAATGCCGTAAAACCATATTTTTGGGtcagtttattttttttttttcttttttttttctttttttttttaattgctatttcaaaaaaatcaaatatattttaaaaatcgTATACGTGAAAAGGGGCATATTTTCGAACAAATaggtaaatatataaataaccagatattaaaaaaaaatttatatatatatatatatattatgaaataaaaattcagGACAATCATTCGAATACACTTACATATCTTTCACTTCATAACAATTATCACACAGAAAAACcacaaataat is drawn from Saccharomycodes ludwigii strain NBRC 1722 chromosome V, whole genome shotgun sequence and contains these coding sequences:
- the SDH3 gene encoding succinate dehydrogenase cytochrome b subunit SDH3 (similar to Saccharomyces cerevisiae YKL141W | SDH3 | Succinate DeHydrogenase (paralog of YMR118C | SHH3)), translated to MFKFVGLNSTATKSVAMKRLTTVSTRRLFNTESTSTVQAQKLLEAQRGARPISPHLTIYQPQLTWYLSSVHRVSGVFMGFVFFGTTIAFGVSSLFNLGLNTEKLVKYYHEKIPAWFDYTVKGGFAYIFAFHFGNGIRHLIWDTGKAFTIPGIYKTGYAVLALTAVAGSYLFSLGV